Part of the Paenibacillus aurantius genome, GAAGCCGGTTCTTTGTGGAGAGGACATTTATTTTTATGCTATGGTAAGCCAAGGTGCCTGCGGTGGCATACTTGCTTCAGCGAATGTAAAAACGCACGCTTCTGTCGATGTTTTCCGTCTTGCTAGCAAAGGAGACTTGGTTAACGCGAAAAGGGCCTTTGATCTTCTGGTTCCTTTTATCCAAAAACTTTTCCAGGAATCTAACCCTTCCCCGCTAAAATGGTTGCTTGCTCGGCAAGGGATCATTTCTTCTGACACTCTCCGTTCCCCAATGGGACCGATTACCAAAGAATTGCAAATGGAATTGGAACGAACGATTCCTAATCTCACTTAATACCGGGATTAACACATCGAATGGGTTAAAGTTCTGGTCATCCGGCTTACGCTATTCTGCTCATGCTGATAAATGATACAATGGCTCTCAGGAAGGAGGCTGCCCATGGTAACAAGAGATGACGTAGCCAGGCATGCGGGTGTGTCCGTCGCCGTGGTATCGTACGTAGTAAATAATAAAAACAATGTTAAAGAAGTTACTCGACAAAAGGTACTTAAAGCTATTCAGGAGCTCGGATATAATCCCAATCTGGCTGCACGAAACCTGAAGACGAAAAAAGCTGGTCAACTCGGGGTATTGTTTAACAGTCTTGCCAACCCTTTTGAGACCGGTATCTCACTCGGACTTGAAGAAAGAGCGCGACAATATGGATACTCTCTAATTTTTCATACGTTCATTGATACGGAGGAAGAAAAATTAAAAACGATCTTTATGGGCCGAACGGACGGCATCCTCCTTTTGGGCCAGAACTTGAAGGCCGAAACCATTGATTACTTTTCAAGATTAGAAATCCCCCTCTATTCCATTACGACTCCCGTCTCTGCCCATCCCTACGTGAAGTATATGGATATTGATTGGTATGAAGCCATGCTGTGTCTAATCACTCACTTGAAAAAGCTTGGACATCGTCATATCGGTTTCATGACCAATACTTCAAGTGACCATCATCACCAGGTACGGTATCGCTTTTTCGCAGAAGCCATGAAGGCTTCCGGACTTGTGTTTCAAGAAAAAACGATGCTCCTAAAAGCAGAAAACCTTGAGTCGGCCTATCAAGTCATGAACAAGAAATTATGCGCAAATCGGCAGCTTCCCTTTAGTGCGATGATCTGTGCTAATGATTTAATGGCTATCGGTCTATTGTCCGCTTGCAGAGATTTCGGGTTGTCCGTACCAGAAGATCTGTCTGTCGCGGGATGCGAAGATATCTTAATGGCTTCCCACACCACCCCCACCTTAACTACCGTGCGTTTCCCCAGAAGGGAGATTGGGTTTAAGTCCATCGAGGCCATCATGCGGCATACGAATAGTCGTATCCAGTTGCAGAATGAGAAGATTGATTTTGAGTTAATTATTCGGCAATCCACTGGAAAAGCATCAAAATAATACAAAAATAGCGGTTGTCAAGTCGAATTTACACGTGTATAATCATTCCGATGGATAGTAGTTACAATGGCTTTTTCCTTTTTCGCCTGAAATCTACACGTGTATATTTTTATATAGGAGGTAGTTATTTCGGTTGAATCGAAGCTTGCTATCTCCTCCTTGGTTGAACCCTTACGATCAGGTAACGCTGCTTCGAGTAACGTTTATTAATGTAAGATAATTCTGTATGGAGGAGTCTGGACATAATGAATCATTCGCTTTGGTACCGGGAGCCGGCAATCCACTGGGCGGAGCATGCCCTTCCGATTGGTAACGGAAGATTGGGAGGGATGATCTTCGGGGGCGTGGCACGAGACCGGATTCAATTTAATGAAGAAACCTTGTTTACGGGGCGACCGGTCACCGTCGAAGGAAGCCCTTACCAAGAGCTAAGCACAATCAGGAAGCTACTGGCGCAAAAAAATTACAAAGCCGCACAAGAGCACACCGAGAACGTCTATTTAAAGCCTGCCTCCTATGGAGATGAAAGCGATTTTGGCATGTATCAAAATTTCGGGGATATTTTTGTTGACGTCATGCACCCTGAGGGGACGCCGGCAGATTATCGAAGGGAATTAAATCTCGATGATGCCGTCGTCTCCGTCAGCTATACCTGCAGCGGGCATCATTACCGGCGTGAGTATTTATCCAGTTACCCCGATCATGTGCTCGCTGTCCGGTATCGCTGCTCGAAACCTGGCTCTGTTACCTTACATATCAAGTTGGCCGGGGCTCATGAGGAAGACAAAATCACGGTGGCCCCCTCCTTGTCTGAACTGATATTGAGAGGACAATTATCGAATCTATCTTATGAAGCGGTGCTTAAGGTCCTCCCTCAAGGAGGTCGTTTGGAGCATGATCACGAGACATTAATTGTACATGAGGCGGACGAAGTAATCCTGCTGATGAGCGCCTCTACCGATTATGACGTGAAACAAGAATCTTACCGGGGCAAAGACTTCCATGCGTATAACCGATTGGTGCTGGAACAGGCCTCACGGAAATCGTTCAAAGAATTAAAGCAGTCGCATGTGGCTGACTATCAAGCGTTGTTTCAACGTGTAGAGCTAATGCTAGACGGGCCGGAACGGCATCCTTTGCCTACGGACGAAAGATTGCTTCGTTACCGGAATGGGGAGTCGGATGTTGGACTCGAGACGCTGCTCTTTCAGTACGGACGATATTTGTTAATCGCCAGCTCTCGTCCGGGATGCCTGCCTGCCAATCTGCAGGGGATCTGGAATGATAGCAATAACCCGATGTGGGGCTCCATGTTTTGTTATAACATCAACTTGAATATGAATTATTGGCATGCGCAATCAACGAACCTCGCCGAATGTCACCGGCCCTTGGTTGAATTTATTGACCGGCTGCGGCCCAGCGGCAGGAAGTCCGCGGCAGCTTATTTTAACGCAAAGGGCTGGTTCGCTGCGAAAAAGTCGGACATTTGGAACTTTACCCAACCGTATGCGGCAGCGGTGAACGGTTTGTTCATCGGTGGAGGAGGATGGTTATGCGAGGACGTTTGGGAGATGTACAGCTATTGCCAAGATCGTGACTATTTAGCTCAAACCGCTTACCCTATCATGAAGGAGAGCGCGGAGTTTTATCTGGATTATTTAACCGAGAACCAGGAGGAATACCTCGTATCGTCTCCTTCCACCTCTCCGGAGAATAGCTTCTGGGTGGAGGGTCAGAAATGCACCGTGAGCGACGGCTCAGAGATCGATCATCGCATTATCGAAAGCTTATTCCGCCATTGCATAAAAGCATGTGAGCTGCTCGGCACTGACGATGGGTTTAAGAAATCTCTGGAGCATGCGCTATCCAGGCTGGCTCCTGTACAGCTCGGGAGATATGGTCAAATTCAGGAATGGTATCAGGACTGGGATAACCCAGCAGATACCCATCGGCATGTTTCGCATCTATTTGGCTTGTATCCGGGTCAGCTCTTCTCGCCAGAGAAGACGCCTGAGGTGTCCAAGGGAGCGGAAGTGGTCTTGACCTGCCGGGGGGACGAAGGAGTAGGATGGGCTCGTGCTTGGAAGGTCAGCCTGTGGAGCCGGCTATATGAAGCCGAGCGAGCCTATGAATTTGTGCAGAAGATTCTTCGCCATTCGGTTCACGATAATCTCTTTAATATTCATCCACCGTTTCAAATCGACGGCAATTTCGGATTTACTGCTGGAGTCGTAGAGATGCTGCTGCAAAGCGAGTTGGATGGAGCTATTCATCTGCTTCCGGCACTCCCTGCCGCTTGGAGAAGCGGATTCATCCGCGGACTTCGCGCAAGAGGAGGCTTTACCATCGACATGCGATGGAATGAGGGTAAGCTGGTTGACGTCGTCTTATATGGGCAAGCCGGCCGCAGCGGAGTCATTCGAGTGAACCATCAGGATCACGACTTTCAATTGGGCAAGAGCGGTGTTCTTAGGATGGATCAACATACTTTGCTTTCCTACATGTAATAATCCGATTTTCCTATAAACCGTCCGAAAGGAATGACAAAAAAACTTGAGGAGCGTTACCGTTCTCAAGTTTTTTATCGTTATGCTCGTCGAACCTGCGGGCTCTTTGACGGCCCTCCTTGCTCATTCAGTACCCGAGCGAAGCGCCGCCTTCTACCGGAAGCGCAACCCCCGTAATAAAGCTCGCTTTCTCGGAAGCGAGGAACAAGGCCGCTTGAGTGACCTCCTCCGGCTGGGCAGCTCGTCCAAGGGGATGCATGTCGTCTAACGACTTCCTAACGGCGGCGGGATCTTCCTGCTGATCAATCCATGATTCCATTAGAGGGGTCATCACTCCAGCCGGGCACAAGCAGTTGACCCGTACGCCATCCTTTGCATAATCCAAGGCAAGCGATTTGGTCATGGCTACGATGCCCCCCTTGGTTGCCGCGTAGCTCGCATTCTGCCGCTGCCCTACCAACCCGTTAAGCGAGGCCATGTTGATAATCGCCCCTTTTGTTTTGCGTAACTCCGGAATGGAGTATTTGATAGCAAGATAGATACTTTTCAGGTTAATGGCCATCAAACGGTCCCACTCTTCTTCCTCTACCTCCTCTAGCGGCTTAGGAAGGATCGAAGCGGCATTGTTGAACAAAATGTCCAATCTGCCGAAGGCCGTGAGGGTGCACCCCACCACATTCTTCACATCTTCAGCGGAGGAGACGTCCGCTTTAACATACCTTGCCCGGCCTTTCGTTATCTCGTTAATCTGATTAGCCACTCTCGTTCCACCGGCCTCATCCCAATCGGCAAGCACGAGGTTTGCACCCTCGGAGGCAAAGCACCGGGCGGCCGCTTCCCCTATACCGGAGCCGCCACCGGTGATGATAGCCGTTTTTCCATTCAAGATCAATCTATTTCCCTCCCTTGGTTTAACCGATCCGGTACTGTTCAAAGCAGCTCGGGATGATTTCGGTGGAGGCACCCGGCATTTGTGGCAGCATATAGTGACCGTCCTGCACGGTGGCCGGTTCCACGAAGATATGCCGGATCCACGGGATATACTCCAGCATGATGGCATTCGAAGTGGAGGCGACCAGATGCTGATGAATCTGGCCCATGTCTCCTACATGGGGACAAATCGGAAGCTCGTAAGAGGCGGCAAGTCCAGCTACCTGCAGCCATTCGGTTATTCCCCCGACACGGGTCACATCCACTTGCACGTATTCGACCGCTCCTTGGTGAATATAGTCGCGGAAGGCATATTTCGTATAGACATGCTCACCGAGCGCAATGGGAACATTCAAGGCATCCGCCAGCTTCTTATGACCAAGTATGTCATCCGGGTTCAGGGGTTCCTCGAGCCAGAACAGGTCGAATTCTTCCAGCCGTTTCCCCCATGTCATGGCCGTATTGATGTTCCACTGCTGATTGACGTCGATCATGAAAATCACTTGATCACCGATCAGCCGGCGAACCGCCTTCACCCGGTCATAATCTTCATGCGGGTCTGGTTTGCCGACTTTGATCTTCACCCCCGTAAAACCTTGCTCCACAATTTCCCCGACGTCGCGAAGCAGCCGCTCCTTCGACCAGTTGAGCCAGCCTCCGTTCGTATTGTACGCCTTGATCTTCTTGGACTTATGTCCCCCGAGATACTGCCAAAGCGGCTTGCCGGCCGCCTTCGCCATAATATCCCATAGGGCAATATCGACCGCGGCAAGCGCCATATGCGTCACTCCGGCACGCCCTATCCAGTGCATTTTGCCGAATCGCATGTCATCCCACAACTCTTTTACCATGAAAGGATCCCTGCCAAGCAGAATGGGGGCATAGTACTGCTCAATGGTTTTAGTGATCAGGTCATCCCCTTGTGCGCAAGTCCCCGTATACCCGTATCCTGTTATTCCTTCATCCGTAAAAATACGTACGCCCGCAAGCCCCCAATGGGTAGCGGCATTGATCGCATCGGTAATAGGAGGCGTAATCGGAACATGGAGAATAAACGGTTCAACCTTGATAATTTTCATAAGTTTCGCACCTTCTCTAATATAATGTATCGTGTATGATTTATAATAAAAGGAAGGGGTGATCTTGTCAATGAGAAAAGGAAGATCATCCCTAGTATTCAGCTATTGAGATTCGGTAAAATATTTTCTCGTCCGAAGATGAGAATTACGCAGATGGGTTTCCAGCCGTTCCGCCGCCTGGTGGATGTTCCCTTCGGCTAAAGCTTCGAGCACCTGCAAATGCTCGTTGTGCTCGGTGAGCAGAAAACCTTTCTGAATATCAGGATGAAGCACCAAGAGATACCGTTGGATCCGCTCGATATACTGCTTAATCAGTTGGCTTAGCGTTTCATTGCCGCAGCGGTTCAAAAACAAGCCATGCAGCTTGTCGTTCATCTCGGCGACGGTTTGCAGGGCCACTTCCAGGCTCTGGTCTGATGGGAATGAGGCAACCCGCCACTCGCCGAGCAGCTTATCGATCTCTTTACGGTCCAGTGAATCAAAAGCCTTCTTGAGGGCAAGCAGCTCCAAGGGGACACGCAGCTCAAAAATTTCATCAAGCTCTTTAAGGCTCATGTGTGTGACAAACATGCCTTTAAAAGGAACGGCCGCTACCAGGCTTTCCGCTGTGAGACGGGAAAGGGCCTCCCGTATGGGAATGTTCGACACTTCCAGATCCCTTGACCACTGATCAATGTTGATTTTCTCGCCGGGAATCAGCTTATGGTTCAGGATATTCTCTTTAATAATCTCATAGATCTCTTCCGTGACAACAGAACGTGTCGGCTTACGCATCAGTCATCCCATACTTTCTGTTCAGAATCGTGTATGGTTTATGATAGCACGGTCTTATGCCTCAATCAAACTGAAAAAGTTACGTCCGAAAATGCTGCCTGCGGAACTTTTGCGGCGATACGCCAAAATGCTGTTTAAACAGCGTGCAGAAATATTTCTCGTTATTAATTCCGACGGCATCGCTCAATTGTGAATTGGTATAATCCTTTTCCTTGAGCAATCTCACCGCCAACTCGATCCTGCAGCGGTTAATGTAATCCACCATATTTTCTCCGACTTCTCTTTTGAACAAACTGCTGAAGTAGGGGGGAGTCAAGTTGACATGGTCGGCAACTTCCTCAAGGGAGAGCTTCCGGGTAAGATGATCCTCCACATACTGCTTGGCTTTAATGATTTCGGGACGGAGGGAAGACAGCTTCATCTGCCAGCAGCCGGTTAAGTAAGATCGGCACAGCTCGAGCTGGTCCTCAAATTTCAGGCCGGACATCCGTTCGGCCGGGTTGGAGGGCAGCGCCCCGCCGGAGCTTGCATAATGAGACTCCACCTCTGACAGGAACCCCCGCAGAAACAACTCCATCCGCTCCCGAGGAATGTTCCCCTCTCTTGCCGTTTCGGCCATCTGTTCAAAGGCCTCTTCCACCTCCTCCATCTGCTGAGAGGTAAGAAGCCGGACCAATCTTCGCAGCTGTTCCTGAAGGGCGCTTACTTTCTCCTCATCCGGCCGAATGGGTTGGAATGGGCCCAGCACCGTGCCATCTTTAAGATAATAGACGGCGCGCAGCCTTTGGCGGCATTGCCGGTAAGCATCCGGAAGGGTCGACCAACCGTTGTACACCGGACTAAACGCCAGGTTAACGTTCCGTTTCAAATAAGTTTTCATGTTGTAAATAATCGTGTTTCCTAAGGCTTGAGCCCTTGCCTCCTGTTCCGATTGACTGTGGTAGGTAGGCCAAGAAATGACCCCCATCATCGTGAACTCCGAAGTCTCGCAGGCAAAGCCGTTCCCGACCTGCCGAAGGGTCTCTTCCAATACGTTCAGCATCGCGTATTTCAATACGCTCTGTTCCCTTGCTTTATATATCCGTTCAAACTCTTCATACTTGCCGATCTCCATAACCAGACAGCTGTAGGGGCCAAGCTTGCCATCCAGCCTTAGATCGTCGCTCATCCGCTCCATCTGGCCCGGCTCCACTTCACCTCGAAGAAATTCCTGGAAAATTTGCTTCCGCATCCGATGGACATTTTCCAAGCGGGCCCGGTTTAATTTGGACAGTTCCTCTTCCTTGGCCTCCATGATCCCGATTTCGCCGGCCGCCTTCTCCAAAGCCGCTTTAATATCCGAAGAGGTAAGAGGAACCTTCATCAAATAATCCAGCACGTTCTGCTTAATAGCCCGCTTGGCGTAGGCGAAATCGGAATACGCGGTGAGGATAATGAAGACGGTCCGGGGAAGCATTGCCTTTAGCCGTTCAATCATCTCGATTCCGTCGATGGCCGGCATGACGATATCCGTTAAGATAATATCCGGTTTGAGCTCGACGGCTAGTTCCAGCGCTTCCTTACCAGAATAGGCCTTTCCCACTATTTCAAACTGGTCAAACTCCCGGAAAATCATTTCCAGCCTTTGCAGAATCAAATCTTCATCATCTACGATTAAGCAACGGAACAGCCTCATGGGTTAGGCCTCCCCCCTTTCTCCTTTTGGAAAGACGGCACGTATGCAGGTGCCCCTTCCCGGTTCGCTCAAGATGGTTAATCCATAGGCTTCCCCATAGTAGAGCCTGATTCGCTGGTGAATGTTCCGCAGCCCTATTCTAACCCTTCCCCGTTCGTTCGGCCTCCCGGGTTTTTCGGCTTGAAGCAGGTTGTCAGCGGTTTCCGGAGACATTCCCTCCCCTTCATCCCGCACCTCCACCACGACCCGGTTATCCTGCAGGTAAGCCTTAATGGTAATCGGTCCTTCCACCCTTCCTCCCCGGTAGCCGTGAAAAAGGCTGTTCTCCACTATCGGCTGGAGGAGAAGACGGAATACAGGAAAGGCTCGGAGGCCTTCCTCCACCTCCACCTGCACGTCAAAGATCCGGTTATAACGGATGTTCTGGATAAGGACATAATCCCGCACGTTCTGCAGTTCCTCATCGAGCGTAACCCACTCCGAAGCGTCCGCAATGCCGTATTCCAGAATATTGATCAGAGCCCGGATCATGGGGTCCACCTTGTCATACTGCTGCAAACCGACCACATTGCAAACCGAGCCGAGCGTATTGTAAAGAAAATGCGGGTTGATCTGGGACTGCAGCACCTGGATTTCCAGTTTCCGCTTGCTTTCGTTGCTCACATTTAAATGATCGAGCAACCCTACGATTTGTTTAATCATAAGGTCGAATGTGTGGGCGAGAAGACCGAATTCATCCCGCCGCTTCCACTGCACTTTCACATCCAGGTGCCCCTGCCGGATCAGCTTCATTTTGTTGATAAGGTACTGAAGCGGCTTGCGGATATATCGGGCGATGATGGAAGCCACAATTCCGCTTATAAGAAGCCCGATCCCGAGCAGCAGGAGGTAATAGTGTTCCAGTTTCTGCAGGGACTGTTGAATCCTCGCTTCATTATTCACGGAGATGATGGACCAGTTGAACCGGGACGTCGGGAGCTTCAACAAAGTAAATGGCTTCCCGGTGTCGCTCGTCAGGTGGATCGTATTCTCATTGATTTGGGCAACCTCCCGGGAGCTCATGCTGCCAAAGACCATCCGGTGATCGGGGTCTGGCTTCATCCCAAGCTCACTGTTCTGTCCGGCCACGACAAACCCTTCCGGATCGATCAGCGTAAGCGTGATAAGGTCATCCCGCATGATTTTGAGAATGGTCTGTTCGACTGCGTTTAAGTCTAGATCCACCGCAATTGCTGCAGGCGGATTGCTTCCGTGCAAGTATTTGGTCATCGTAACCGTCCAGCCGGACGAGGAAGATCGGTATGGCCTGCTGATGGCGGTGCTCAATTTGGAATTCATCGCCTGGTCATACAACGGACGCCTCTCTTCGTTTGGCTCATCGAAGGCGACCGTAATCAAGCTTCCTCCTACGATGGACATGTCTTCCCGGATGATATAGACATTCTTAAGGGTAGCCGAATTTAACTCGAGCAGCTTCTGCATTTCCGTTTTGAGCGACTCGATGGTATCCTGCCCGGGGGTATAGGCCGAATCGATAGAGAACAGGATGGTCTGGAAGGAGGAGAATGTTACGGTCAAATACTGATCCACCTTGGATAGAATCTGCTGGACGAAATATTGATTGTTGCTACGCGTCTCGTTCTGAATATACCGGTAGGCCAGCTGACTGACCAGGGACACCGTAGCAAACACGAAAATAAAGCAAATCAGGAACAGTTTGAACGTCATGCTGCTGAACCATTTCCCCAAGATCATCAGTCCTATTCCACTGTGGTTCTTATATCCTATCAAATAAAACGGCATTAGGAGAGGGGAATCCCCCCTCTCCTAGCCAAATCTTGTTATTTCAGAGCACCGGCCTCCTTCAGCTGCGTCGTGGCGTACTCCTTAAACTTGGCGTATTCGAATTTGCTGTCCAAGGTTTTAAGGAAAGCATCCCAGTTCGACAAAGGCTCTTTGCCCATCATAAATTTCAAGAACATTTCATTGACGTATTTGTTGCGGTCGCTGTACAGCCTGTCGTTCGGATCGGGCACGATAAACGGATTAACCGGGTTAGGCTTGACATACTGCAGATTAATCTTCTGGAAATCGGTCGTTCTAGGATTCGTAAAGTTGAAATAAAGAGCGTCGTCTGCACGCCGTGGCAGGGCATAGTTCGTCGTCCATAAGTACTTATCCGACACTTCTTTTTTGCTCATATTTTCCGTAAGCCGCTGGATTTTGCCGTCTACTACGTCCCAGCTGACACCCTTGATCCCATAGTTGGCCCAAGGATAAAAGTCTTTATCCGTATACCAATACTGAAGAAGAGCCAGTATACGTTTTACCTTCTCAGGATCCTTGGCGGCGGTTTTCGAGATGACCCAGGAGTTGTTCTGGAACGACTTCAGGCCTATCGTTTGATCTCCATGAGGTCCTTTTACCGGAGGAATCACGATCCAATCCGGGACTTCTCCCGAAACATCCTTCATGGCCTGCTGGGAAGTCTTTTCCATTCGTCTCCAATCGCCGATTAGAATGCCCGATTTGCCGGCATACATTTTCTTGTCCAATGCCGTGCCATCGTTAATTGTCACCCAATCGGGGTCCACTACCTTCGCGTCCAGCATCGACTTGATATAAGCGAGGGCTTCCTGCATTCTCGGGTCGGAGTTGTCAAAGGTGAGCTTGCCATCCACCATATCCACCGTATTCGGGTTAACCCCAAACATCCAGAAGATCATCTGCCAGCCCATGGAAGTCAGGCTGCCGTCCTTGCCAATCCCCGTCACAAAGCCGTACGTATCGTTTTTGCCATTCCCGTCCGGGTCATTGAAGGTGAACGCTTTCATGACGTTCATCAGTTCATCCGGAGTAGTAGGTGCTTTCAAGCCGAGCTTAGTGAGCCAGTCGTTGCGGATCCACCATCCCTGGATGCCGTTTACGAATTCATAGCCGGGGGTTCCGAAGGTCTTGCCCTTGTACTTCATGGCCTCCCACTCTTCCGGCTTGAAACGCGACTGCAGAGCCGGGTAGTCTTTCAGGTAGCTGTCCAAGTCCGCAAGAATCCCCTGGTCATAGTATTGAATGGCCGTGGCCCGGTCGGGCATGAAGATCATATCCGGGATATCCCCGGAAGCAATCATGGTGTTCAGTTTCGCAATTTTCTGGTCGGAGGGCGGGATGATCATGTTGAAATCGACATTCACCGCCTTCTCCAGCATTTGCCGGATGGGGTCATCCTCCCGGGCCGGCATCGGCACCTGCGGATTATAGGCGCCTGTATGATAAGCCGTTACTTTGATCGTCTTGTCCGTTTTCCCTCCATTGCCGGATGGTCCCGGGGAACCTGAAGGTTGTTTGCTTTCCTGGCTTGCGCATGCGCTAAGGATCATGCTGCCTGCCATAACCACGGCAAGGGCTCCGGTAATTCTTCGTTTATCTCTCATGTTCGACCTCTCCTCTATACTCATGTTTATATTATCCGGGATTGCCGGGATAATCAAAGGGACTTTATCCTTTTACCGAACCGACCAGAACACCCTTGGCAAAATGCTTCTGAATGAACGGATACACGCATAGAATCGGCACCGTCGAGACGATAACCGCAGCCATCTGGATGGCGAAGGTACTAACCGGTCCGTCTAAAGCCGACTGCTCGGCACTTTGATTCTGCACGCTGAGCAGAATGTTACGCAGGACCACTTGAAGCGGCATCAGCTGCGGATTGTTAATATACATGACGGCGTCAAAGTAGCTGTTCCAGTGGCTGACCGCATAGAAAAGGCCGATCGTGGCAAACGAAGGAAGCGATAGCGGAAGAATGATCTTCCATAAAGTGGTCAGTTCTCCCGACCCATCCACTCTCGCGGATTCTTCCAGTTCCGGGGGAAGCTGTTCGAAGAAGGTCTTCATCACGATCAGATTAAACACACTGATTAACCCCGGTATGATCAGGGACCAGATAGAATTCATCAAGCCAAGGGATTTGATCAGAATATAAGTCGGAATCAACCCCCCGTTGAACAGCATGGTGAAGACGATGAACAGCAGGAGACCACTTCTTCCGGGCAATGCCTTCTTGGAGAGCACATAGGCCGGAATGGCGGTGAACAGCAGGTTCAGCGCCGTTCCCACCAGCGTCCGAAACAAGGTAATCTTATACGCCTGGCCCAGCCCAAGGCCGGCGAAGACGGTATGATAAGCGGAAAGGGTAATCTTCTCGGGAATGAGGACGATGACCCGGCGCAGTACTTCCGACTCCGGTGTGAACGAGACGCTTAAGACATAAAGAAACGGAAAGAGTGTAACAGCGGCGATCGCTGTTAGAAGCAGATAGTTTACCGAATGACCGAGCCTGCCCGCTATGTTGGTTTTCATGATATCCCTCCTACCAGATCTGGCCGTCGAATTTTTTGGCCGCTTTGTTCGCCGCCACGACGAGAATGAACCCGATCACGGCTTTGAAAAGCCCTACCGCGGTCGCCAGGCCAATCTGCATGCGCTCGAGGCCCTGGCGGTACACCCA contains:
- a CDS encoding cache domain-containing sensor histidine kinase, which codes for MTFKLFLICFIFVFATVSLVSQLAYRYIQNETRSNNQYFVQQILSKVDQYLTVTFSSFQTILFSIDSAYTPGQDTIESLKTEMQKLLELNSATLKNVYIIREDMSIVGGSLITVAFDEPNEERRPLYDQAMNSKLSTAISRPYRSSSSGWTVTMTKYLHGSNPPAAIAVDLDLNAVEQTILKIMRDDLITLTLIDPEGFVVAGQNSELGMKPDPDHRMVFGSMSSREVAQINENTIHLTSDTGKPFTLLKLPTSRFNWSIISVNNEARIQQSLQKLEHYYLLLLGIGLLISGIVASIIARYIRKPLQYLINKMKLIRQGHLDVKVQWKRRDEFGLLAHTFDLMIKQIVGLLDHLNVSNESKRKLEIQVLQSQINPHFLYNTLGSVCNVVGLQQYDKVDPMIRALINILEYGIADASEWVTLDEELQNVRDYVLIQNIRYNRIFDVQVEVEEGLRAFPVFRLLLQPIVENSLFHGYRGGRVEGPITIKAYLQDNRVVVEVRDEGEGMSPETADNLLQAEKPGRPNERGRVRIGLRNIHQRIRLYYGEAYGLTILSEPGRGTCIRAVFPKGERGEA
- a CDS encoding extracellular solute-binding protein, with translation MRDKRRITGALAVVMAGSMILSACASQESKQPSGSPGPSGNGGKTDKTIKVTAYHTGAYNPQVPMPAREDDPIRQMLEKAVNVDFNMIIPPSDQKIAKLNTMIASGDIPDMIFMPDRATAIQYYDQGILADLDSYLKDYPALQSRFKPEEWEAMKYKGKTFGTPGYEFVNGIQGWWIRNDWLTKLGLKAPTTPDELMNVMKAFTFNDPDGNGKNDTYGFVTGIGKDGSLTSMGWQMIFWMFGVNPNTVDMVDGKLTFDNSDPRMQEALAYIKSMLDAKVVDPDWVTINDGTALDKKMYAGKSGILIGDWRRMEKTSQQAMKDVSGEVPDWIVIPPVKGPHGDQTIGLKSFQNNSWVISKTAAKDPEKVKRILALLQYWYTDKDFYPWANYGIKGVSWDVVDGKIQRLTENMSKKEVSDKYLWTTNYALPRRADDALYFNFTNPRTTDFQKINLQYVKPNPVNPFIVPDPNDRLYSDRNKYVNEMFLKFMMGKEPLSNWDAFLKTLDSKFEYAKFKEYATTQLKEAGALK
- a CDS encoding carbohydrate ABC transporter permease, translating into MKTNIAGRLGHSVNYLLLTAIAAVTLFPFLYVLSVSFTPESEVLRRVIVLIPEKITLSAYHTVFAGLGLGQAYKITLFRTLVGTALNLLFTAIPAYVLSKKALPGRSGLLLFIVFTMLFNGGLIPTYILIKSLGLMNSIWSLIIPGLISVFNLIVMKTFFEQLPPELEESARVDGSGELTTLWKIILPLSLPSFATIGLFYAVSHWNSYFDAVMYINNPQLMPLQVVLRNILLSVQNQSAEQSALDGPVSTFAIQMAAVIVSTVPILCVYPFIQKHFAKGVLVGSVKG